In Vitis vinifera cultivar Pinot Noir 40024 chromosome 11, ASM3070453v1, a genomic segment contains:
- the LOC100852652 gene encoding tRNA (guanine(26)-N(2))-dimethyltransferase — protein MLNLAKQWGWTGNDTETHLGKLLKQIIDESDPKLPFGYIKLDEVASRAKINSPPLRTMMSALNKEGYAVSRSHIASNAIKTNCPMAVCIRIAKELQQC, from the exons ATGCTAAATTTAGCTAAACAATGGGGATGGACTGGCAATGACACTGAAACTCATCTGGGAAAACTTCTGAAGCAGATTATCGATGAGAGTGACCCTAAATTACCATTTGGATACATCAAATTGGATGAG GTAGCAAGCCGTGCAAAAATAAACTCTCCTCCCCTCAGGACCATGATGAGCGCCCTGAACAAG GAGGGATATGCTGTTAGCAGGTCACACATTGCCTCCAACGCAATTAAGACAAACTGCCCAATGGCAGTCTGCATTAGGATTGCAAAGGAACTTCAGCAATGTTGA